Proteins encoded by one window of Lycium barbarum isolate Lr01 chromosome 11, ASM1917538v2, whole genome shotgun sequence:
- the LOC132620329 gene encoding uncharacterized protein LOC132620329 isoform X2: MNYQTLMIGAPRQLSLRRMFHHGEAFCFMMVLLHIIVILAKGEPCSMKGLQNEAEYDACMSYKPNEEDGFSGDLSSGSVLENPVSRQSLENVCSDTDLFCFPPRLRGFLFEEKSAQSQVEEVSGVQSDVALPIRSDEENTNISRSSDSCIFKFLGGRTISCYLSYQDCYSEFPCGCIRRNRVNGVSSGGGPLSDDKYQNLKPKAEEETDSSKFLGGSSPHVEINPPLLDWGEKYLYFPSLAFLNVKNTHRDSILTVFEPYGTNSQFYPCNFSETSLAPGETASICFVFLPTWLGLSSAQFVLQTSSGGFLVQAKGFAVESPYRIQPLVSLDISSRGRRSKNLSLYNPYNEALYVEEVTIWTSISSGDNTRYAKAICNLNKGEDSNNNFSLLGVKEWLDVKGDEVGIPLVAIRPHRNWEIDPDKTETIIELDFPSHTGGEIFGAFSLQLLSSSKGKADTIVVPLKAELGMTSAYSELADPLSLSIQTVGPCAADGTSVVALSVRNDSPYILSIVKVSEAGENTKHFRVRYVEGLLLFPGTVTQVAVVTYIFPAVQLLDPVVQSHEMSMNCKLLVSTNDSRTSEIEVACRDVVSICSGVKYDSSIGHGEHSDEVELGNTRDITSSGSMWSPLEIKALDTTVADELVLKNWKSHATANGMSILDESEVVFPVIQVGSHHSQWITVENPSQKPILVQLVLNSWEIIDECKTSGSHLQPSLSSRIVGNYSIAPKRYGFSLAENAVTEALLHPFGRALFGPVLFQPAARCQWRSSALVRNNLSGVEWLTLKGSGGLLSLVLLDESEPVQNLDFKLNMPTPLNLSSSGVLYNMKDKSHACSLSMSKELHAKNVGDFPLEVKKIEISGTECGTDGFVINGCKGFSLEPEESIKLVISYHTDFSVATIQRDLELALATGILVIPMKASLPICVLHFCKKSLFWMKVKKLLVTILLLASLFFLVLWCIIPQVATFGSHECLPKSGKSYMTSVSRAGKLSRMHPTEKQIGKFVFSSKLNGLLRSIGEGYNSVIDTQNGTEVSSSTKSVGIQSSDTNDTSKTGNLTVKIGKEKGRRRKKKKNSATALVGGFDVSSSHSGNSTPSSPLSPTSSSTPSRPSPQSADVDRSVKLSNPFADVGNHQCKKGIHSEFACERNVLQTEATPTYVGKNAPPPPQEKPAAPKRSASKPVLLPSATFPCADKSSPRLMCHQPVLASSSIIAPHLRAPGSKPPNQMAVKTDEKTGMEEEFTYDIWGDHLSNLPLVGRSREVLEMPPRAIENSSSSFFLRGPQTLITNYQQITVSSDREG; the protein is encoded by the exons ATGAATTATCAAACCCTAATGATCGGAGCTCCACGTCAGCTATCCCTCCG GAGAATGTTTCACCATGGTGAAGCATTCTGCTTTATGATGGTTCTGTTGCATATCATCGTTATACTGGCTAAAGGTGAACCATGTTCAATGAAGGGACTGCAAAACGAAGCAGAGTATGATGCATGTATGTCATACAAGCCAAATGAGGAGGATGGCTTTAGTGGGGATTTGTCATCCGGTTCCGTTCTTGAGAATCCTGTCTCTCGTCAGAGTCTTGAAAATGTGTGTTCAGATACAGACTTGTTTTGCTTTCCTCCGAGATTGCGTGGTTTTTTGTTTGAAGAGAAGAGTGCCCAATCACAAGTGGAAGAAGTTTCTGGGGTTCAATCCGATGTTGCTTTGCCTATAAGATCAGATGAAGAGAATACAAATATTAGTAGGTCATCCGATTCTTGTATTTTCAAGTTCTTAGGTGGAAGAACAATTTCATGCTATCTGAGTTACCAGGATTGTTACAGTGAATTTCCTTGTGGTTGTATAAGAAGGAATCGAGTAAATGGTGTTTCTTCTGGTGGAGGGCCTTTGTCTGATGATAAATACCAAAATTTGAAACCAAAAGCAGAAGAGGAGACAGACAGTTCCAAGTTTTTGGGTGGTTCTTCCCCTCATGTAGAAATCAATCCCCCATTGCTTGACTGGGGGGAGAAGTATTTATATTTTCCTTCATTAGCTTTTCTAAATGTTAAAAATACGCATAGAGACAGCATACTGACTGTATTTGAACCTTATGGAACCAATTCTCAGTTTTACCCATGCAATTTCAGCGAAACGTCGTTGGCACCTGGTGAAACTGCATCgatttgttttgtgtttttgCCTACATGGTTGGGTCTCTCTTCAGCGCAGTTTGTTTTGCAGACAAGCTCTGGTGGTTTCTTGGTTCAGGCTAAGGGCTTTGCTGTTGAATCCCCATATCGCATACAGCCGTTAGTCAGTCTTGATATTTCCTCCAGAGGAAGGCGGAGTAAGAATCTTTCTTTGTATAATCCTTACAATGAAGCCCTCTATGTGGAGGAGGTAACTATTTGGACGTCTATTTCTTCGGGAGATAATACCCGTTATGCAAAGGCAATTTGTAATTTAAATAAAGGTGAAGATTCAAACAATAATTTCAGTTTGCTTGGTGTTAAGGAGTGGTTGGATGTCAAGGGTGATGAGGTTGGTATCCCTCTAGTTGCAATTAGACCCCATAGGAATTGGGAAATTGATCCTGACAAAACTGAGACCATCATAGAATTAGATTTCCCTAGTCATACTGGGGGTGAGATATTCGGTGCATTTTCTCTGCAGTTGCTTAGCTCTTCCAAAGGAAAAGCTGATACAATTGTTGTCCCTCTCAAAGCAGAACTGGGCATGACATCTGCTTACAGTGAGCTCGCAGATCCACTTTCTTTGTCTATTCAAACCGTAGGACCATGTGCTGCTGATGGTACTAGTGTTGTTGCTCTGTCAGTGAGAAATGATTCTCCTTACATATTGAGCATTGTCAAGGTAAGTGAGGCTGGAGAGAACACCAAGCATTTTCGTGTCAGATATGTTGAGGGATTATTACTCTTCCCCGGAACTGTTACGCAAGTGGCTGTGGTCACTTATATTTTCCCAGCTGTTCAGTTGCTTGATCCTGTGGTGCAATCTCATGAAATGAGCATGAACTGTAAATTGCTCGTATCAACTAATGACTCGAGAACGTCTGAGATTGAAGTTGCTTGCAGGGATGTAGTCAGCATTTGTTCAGGAGTTAAATATGACTCTTCTATTGGTCATGGAGAACACTCTGATGAAGTAGAACTTGGAAATACAAGAGACATCACTTCCAGCGGCAGCATGTGGTCACCATTAGAAATCAAG GCCTTGGATACAACAGTGGCAGATGAGTTGGTATTGAAGAACTGGAAATCTCATGCTACTGCAAATGGCATGTCCATACTGGATGAAAGTGAAGTTGTGTTTCCAGTGATTCAAGTCGGAAGTCATCACTCTCAGTGGATCACAGTAGAAAACCCAAGTCAAAAACCAATCTTGGTGCAGCTTGTTCTGAACTCGTGGGAAATTATTGATGAGTGCAAGACTTCAGGAAGCCATTTGCAGCCTTCTCTATCCAGTAGAATAGTTGGTAACTATTCTATTGCTCCAAAGAGATATGGTTTTTCGCTAGCAGAGAATGCAGTAACTGAAGCTCTTCTTCACCCTTTTGGTCGAGCATTGTTTGGTCCAGTTTTATTTCAACCTGCAGCTCGATGTCAGTGGAGAAGTTCAGCTttggtcagaaacaatctttctgGTGTGGAGTGGTTAACTCTCAAAGGATCTGGTGGGTTGCTTTCTTTGGTCTTGCTTGATGAGTCTGAACCTGTACAGAACCTGGATTTCAAATTAAACATGCCAACCCCTCTTAATCTCTCTTCTTCGGGTGTGTTATATAACATGAAGGATAAATCTCATGCATGTTCTCTGTCAATGTCAAAGGAGCTTCATGCAAAGAACGTGGGCGACTTTCCCCTGGaggtaaaaaaaattgaaatctctGGAACGGAGTGTGGAACGGATGGGTTCGTAATAAATGGTTGTAAAGGTTTTTCTCTTGAACCTGAGGAGTCTATAAAGCTTGTGATATCATATCATACTGATTTTTCCGTTGCCACTATACAGAGAGATCTTGAACTGGCTTTGGCAACTGGCATACTTGTTATACCAATGAAAGCTAGTCTTCCTATTTGTGTGCTTCATTTCTGCAAGAAGTCTTTGTTCTGGATGAAGGTGAAAAAATTgctcgtcacaattcttcttctaGCTTCTTTGTTCTTTCTGGTTCTTTGGTGCATCATACCCCAAGTGGCAACCTTTGGCTCCCATGAGTGCTTGCCTAAGAGTGGAAAAAGCTATATGACATCTGTTAGTCGTGCTGGAAAATTGTCTCGCATGCATCCCACGGAGAAACAGATTGGCAAGTTCGTCTTCTCCTCTAAATTGAACGGTTTGCTTAGATCAATTGGGGAAG GATATAACTCTGTAATAGATACCCAAAATGGAACGGAAGTGTCATCCTCTACAAAGTCAGTAGGAATTCAGAGTTCTGATACAAATGATACCTCAAAAACTGGTAATCTCACTGTCAAAATTGGAAAAGAAAAAGGGAGGCGgcggaagaagaaaaagaattctGCAACTGCTTTGGTTGGAGGTTTTGATGTTTCAAGTAGTCATAGTGGCAATTCTACACCATCATCACCCTTGTCTCCTACGTCAAGTTCAACACCTAGTCGGCCATCTCCACAGTCTGCTGATGTGGATCGATCTGTTAAGCTCAGCAATCCCTTTGCTGATGTTGGTAACCATCAATGTAAAAAAGGTATACACTCCGAATTTGCATGTGAAAGGAATGTCTTGCAGACAGAGGCAACACCCACGTATGTTGGCAAAAAtgctcctcctcctcctcaaGAGAAGCCTGCTGCACCTAAAAGATCAGCCAGCAAACCTGTTCTTCTGCCTTCAGCAACCTTCCCTTGTGCTGATAAATCTTCTCCTCGCTTGATGTGTCATCAACCAGTATTGGCTTCAAGTTCTATTATTGCTCCACACTTGCGAGCGCCTGGATCTAAacctccaaatcagatggcagttAAAACTGATGAAAAGACGGGGATGGAAGAAGAGTTTACTTATGATATTTGGGGTGACCATCTTTCAAATCTTCCCCTAGTAGGTAGGTCAAGGGAGGTATTGGAGATGCCTCCGCGTGCTATAGAAAACAGTTCCAGTAGCTTCTTTCTAAGGGGTCCACAGACCCTTATTACCAACTACCAACAAATAACTGTAAGTTCTGACCGTGAAGGTTAA
- the LOC132620329 gene encoding uncharacterized protein LOC132620329 isoform X3 produces MSYKPNEEDGFSGDLSSGSVLENPVSRQSLENVCSDTDLFCFPPRLRGFLFEEKSAQSQVEEVSGVQSDVALPIRSDEENTNISRSSDSCIFKFLGGRTISCYLSYQDCYSEFPCGCIRRNRVNGVSSGGGPLSDDKYQNLKPKAEEETDSSKFLGGSSPHVEINPPLLDWGEKYLYFPSLAFLNVKNTHRDSILTVFEPYGTNSQFYPCNFSETSLAPGETASICFVFLPTWLGLSSAQFVLQTSSGGFLVQAKGFAVESPYRIQPLVSLDISSRGRRSKNLSLYNPYNEALYVEEVTIWTSISSGDNTRYAKAICNLNKGEDSNNNFSLLGVKEWLDVKGDEVGIPLVAIRPHRNWEIDPDKTETIIELDFPSHTGGEIFGAFSLQLLSSSKGKADTIVVPLKAELGMTSAYSELADPLSLSIQTVGPCAADGTSVVALSVRNDSPYILSIVKVSEAGENTKHFRVRYVEGLLLFPGTVTQVAVVTYIFPAVQLLDPVVQSHEMSMNCKLLVSTNDSRTSEIEVACRDVVSICSGVKYDSSIGHGEHSDEVELGNTRDITSSGSMWSPLEIKALDTTVADELVLKNWKSHATANGMSILDESEVVFPVIQVGSHHSQWITVENPSQKPILVQLVLNSWEIIDECKTSGSHLQPSLSSRIVGNYSIAPKRYGFSLAENAVTEALLHPFGRALFGPVLFQPAARCQWRSSALVRNNLSGVEWLTLKGSGGLLSLVLLDESEPVQNLDFKLNMPTPLNLSSSGVLYNMKDKSHACSLSMSKELHAKNVGDFPLEVKKIEISGTECGTDGFVINGCKGFSLEPEESIKLVISYHTDFSVATIQRDLELALATGILVIPMKASLPICVLHFCKKSLFWMKVKKLLVTILLLASLFFLVLWCIIPQVATFGSHECLPKSGKSYMTSVSRAGKLSRMHPTEKQIGKFVFSSKLNGLLRSIGEGESLSVESFGTCEDSQTVSQNQSVSDQNLNHCAGYNSVIDTQNGTEVSSSTKSVGIQSSDTNDTSKTGNLTVKIGKEKGRRRKKKKNSATALVGGFDVSSSHSGNSTPSSPLSPTSSSTPSRPSPQSADVDRSVKLSNPFADVGNHQCKKGIHSEFACERNVLQTEATPTYVGKNAPPPPQEKPAAPKRSASKPVLLPSATFPCADKSSPRLMCHQPVLASSSIIAPHLRAPGSKPPNQMAVKTDEKTGMEEEFTYDIWGDHLSNLPLVGRSREVLEMPPRAIENSSSSFFLRGPQTLITNYQQITVSSDREG; encoded by the exons ATGTCATACAAGCCAAATGAGGAGGATGGCTTTAGTGGGGATTTGTCATCCGGTTCCGTTCTTGAGAATCCTGTCTCTCGTCAGAGTCTTGAAAATGTGTGTTCAGATACAGACTTGTTTTGCTTTCCTCCGAGATTGCGTGGTTTTTTGTTTGAAGAGAAGAGTGCCCAATCACAAGTGGAAGAAGTTTCTGGGGTTCAATCCGATGTTGCTTTGCCTATAAGATCAGATGAAGAGAATACAAATATTAGTAGGTCATCCGATTCTTGTATTTTCAAGTTCTTAGGTGGAAGAACAATTTCATGCTATCTGAGTTACCAGGATTGTTACAGTGAATTTCCTTGTGGTTGTATAAGAAGGAATCGAGTAAATGGTGTTTCTTCTGGTGGAGGGCCTTTGTCTGATGATAAATACCAAAATTTGAAACCAAAAGCAGAAGAGGAGACAGACAGTTCCAAGTTTTTGGGTGGTTCTTCCCCTCATGTAGAAATCAATCCCCCATTGCTTGACTGGGGGGAGAAGTATTTATATTTTCCTTCATTAGCTTTTCTAAATGTTAAAAATACGCATAGAGACAGCATACTGACTGTATTTGAACCTTATGGAACCAATTCTCAGTTTTACCCATGCAATTTCAGCGAAACGTCGTTGGCACCTGGTGAAACTGCATCgatttgttttgtgtttttgCCTACATGGTTGGGTCTCTCTTCAGCGCAGTTTGTTTTGCAGACAAGCTCTGGTGGTTTCTTGGTTCAGGCTAAGGGCTTTGCTGTTGAATCCCCATATCGCATACAGCCGTTAGTCAGTCTTGATATTTCCTCCAGAGGAAGGCGGAGTAAGAATCTTTCTTTGTATAATCCTTACAATGAAGCCCTCTATGTGGAGGAGGTAACTATTTGGACGTCTATTTCTTCGGGAGATAATACCCGTTATGCAAAGGCAATTTGTAATTTAAATAAAGGTGAAGATTCAAACAATAATTTCAGTTTGCTTGGTGTTAAGGAGTGGTTGGATGTCAAGGGTGATGAGGTTGGTATCCCTCTAGTTGCAATTAGACCCCATAGGAATTGGGAAATTGATCCTGACAAAACTGAGACCATCATAGAATTAGATTTCCCTAGTCATACTGGGGGTGAGATATTCGGTGCATTTTCTCTGCAGTTGCTTAGCTCTTCCAAAGGAAAAGCTGATACAATTGTTGTCCCTCTCAAAGCAGAACTGGGCATGACATCTGCTTACAGTGAGCTCGCAGATCCACTTTCTTTGTCTATTCAAACCGTAGGACCATGTGCTGCTGATGGTACTAGTGTTGTTGCTCTGTCAGTGAGAAATGATTCTCCTTACATATTGAGCATTGTCAAGGTAAGTGAGGCTGGAGAGAACACCAAGCATTTTCGTGTCAGATATGTTGAGGGATTATTACTCTTCCCCGGAACTGTTACGCAAGTGGCTGTGGTCACTTATATTTTCCCAGCTGTTCAGTTGCTTGATCCTGTGGTGCAATCTCATGAAATGAGCATGAACTGTAAATTGCTCGTATCAACTAATGACTCGAGAACGTCTGAGATTGAAGTTGCTTGCAGGGATGTAGTCAGCATTTGTTCAGGAGTTAAATATGACTCTTCTATTGGTCATGGAGAACACTCTGATGAAGTAGAACTTGGAAATACAAGAGACATCACTTCCAGCGGCAGCATGTGGTCACCATTAGAAATCAAG GCCTTGGATACAACAGTGGCAGATGAGTTGGTATTGAAGAACTGGAAATCTCATGCTACTGCAAATGGCATGTCCATACTGGATGAAAGTGAAGTTGTGTTTCCAGTGATTCAAGTCGGAAGTCATCACTCTCAGTGGATCACAGTAGAAAACCCAAGTCAAAAACCAATCTTGGTGCAGCTTGTTCTGAACTCGTGGGAAATTATTGATGAGTGCAAGACTTCAGGAAGCCATTTGCAGCCTTCTCTATCCAGTAGAATAGTTGGTAACTATTCTATTGCTCCAAAGAGATATGGTTTTTCGCTAGCAGAGAATGCAGTAACTGAAGCTCTTCTTCACCCTTTTGGTCGAGCATTGTTTGGTCCAGTTTTATTTCAACCTGCAGCTCGATGTCAGTGGAGAAGTTCAGCTttggtcagaaacaatctttctgGTGTGGAGTGGTTAACTCTCAAAGGATCTGGTGGGTTGCTTTCTTTGGTCTTGCTTGATGAGTCTGAACCTGTACAGAACCTGGATTTCAAATTAAACATGCCAACCCCTCTTAATCTCTCTTCTTCGGGTGTGTTATATAACATGAAGGATAAATCTCATGCATGTTCTCTGTCAATGTCAAAGGAGCTTCATGCAAAGAACGTGGGCGACTTTCCCCTGGaggtaaaaaaaattgaaatctctGGAACGGAGTGTGGAACGGATGGGTTCGTAATAAATGGTTGTAAAGGTTTTTCTCTTGAACCTGAGGAGTCTATAAAGCTTGTGATATCATATCATACTGATTTTTCCGTTGCCACTATACAGAGAGATCTTGAACTGGCTTTGGCAACTGGCATACTTGTTATACCAATGAAAGCTAGTCTTCCTATTTGTGTGCTTCATTTCTGCAAGAAGTCTTTGTTCTGGATGAAGGTGAAAAAATTgctcgtcacaattcttcttctaGCTTCTTTGTTCTTTCTGGTTCTTTGGTGCATCATACCCCAAGTGGCAACCTTTGGCTCCCATGAGTGCTTGCCTAAGAGTGGAAAAAGCTATATGACATCTGTTAGTCGTGCTGGAAAATTGTCTCGCATGCATCCCACGGAGAAACAGATTGGCAAGTTCGTCTTCTCCTCTAAATTGAACGGTTTGCTTAGATCAATTGGGGAAGGTGAGTCACTGTCAGTTGAAAGTTTCGGTACGTGTGAAGATAGTCAGACTGTTTCCCAAAATCAAAGTGTATCTGATCAGAATCTGAATCATTGTGCAGGATATAACTCTGTAATAGATACCCAAAATGGAACGGAAGTGTCATCCTCTACAAAGTCAGTAGGAATTCAGAGTTCTGATACAAATGATACCTCAAAAACTGGTAATCTCACTGTCAAAATTGGAAAAGAAAAAGGGAGGCGgcggaagaagaaaaagaattctGCAACTGCTTTGGTTGGAGGTTTTGATGTTTCAAGTAGTCATAGTGGCAATTCTACACCATCATCACCCTTGTCTCCTACGTCAAGTTCAACACCTAGTCGGCCATCTCCACAGTCTGCTGATGTGGATCGATCTGTTAAGCTCAGCAATCCCTTTGCTGATGTTGGTAACCATCAATGTAAAAAAGGTATACACTCCGAATTTGCATGTGAAAGGAATGTCTTGCAGACAGAGGCAACACCCACGTATGTTGGCAAAAAtgctcctcctcctcctcaaGAGAAGCCTGCTGCACCTAAAAGATCAGCCAGCAAACCTGTTCTTCTGCCTTCAGCAACCTTCCCTTGTGCTGATAAATCTTCTCCTCGCTTGATGTGTCATCAACCAGTATTGGCTTCAAGTTCTATTATTGCTCCACACTTGCGAGCGCCTGGATCTAAacctccaaatcagatggcagttAAAACTGATGAAAAGACGGGGATGGAAGAAGAGTTTACTTATGATATTTGGGGTGACCATCTTTCAAATCTTCCCCTAGTAGGTAGGTCAAGGGAGGTATTGGAGATGCCTCCGCGTGCTATAGAAAACAGTTCCAGTAGCTTCTTTCTAAGGGGTCCACAGACCCTTATTACCAACTACCAACAAATAACTGTAAGTTCTGACCGTGAAGGTTAA